In a single window of the Arthrobacter sp. StoSoilA2 genome:
- a CDS encoding ABC transporter substrate-binding protein → MSKSIHNRRSFLTLTGLALGAVAIAGCEAPAGSASASGAAADGAKPYIAVVSKGFQHQFWQAVKQGADKAAKEFNVEISFEGPNTEKDVDQQIQMLTTALGKSPAAIGFAALDSQAATPLLEQAKSKNIPVIAFDSGVDSTIPATTASTDNKAAAAEAAKHLAELIGGSGEIAIIGHDQTSKSGTDRRDGFKEYIEKNNPGVKIVAIQYAGGDQLLSADAAKAIITANPNLKGMYGTNEGSAIGVVKAVEELGLKGKLTIVGFDSGKAQIDAIKSGLMAGAVTQNPVGIGYETIKAAVAAIKGEKLPGKIDTGFYWYDAKNIDSETIKPNLYQ, encoded by the coding sequence GTGAGCAAGTCCATCCACAACCGCCGTTCCTTCCTTACCCTCACCGGCCTCGCCCTAGGTGCCGTTGCCATCGCCGGCTGCGAGGCACCGGCCGGATCCGCCTCCGCCAGCGGAGCAGCAGCCGACGGCGCCAAGCCGTACATCGCCGTCGTGTCCAAAGGTTTCCAGCACCAGTTCTGGCAGGCCGTCAAGCAAGGAGCGGACAAGGCTGCCAAGGAATTCAACGTCGAGATCAGCTTTGAGGGCCCGAACACCGAGAAGGACGTCGACCAGCAGATCCAGATGCTCACCACGGCACTGGGCAAATCGCCTGCAGCCATCGGCTTCGCAGCGCTGGACTCACAGGCCGCCACGCCCCTCCTGGAGCAGGCCAAGAGCAAGAACATCCCGGTCATTGCGTTCGACTCCGGCGTTGACTCCACCATCCCGGCCACCACGGCTTCCACCGACAACAAGGCTGCAGCAGCTGAGGCTGCCAAGCACCTTGCTGAACTGATTGGCGGATCAGGGGAGATCGCCATCATCGGCCACGACCAGACGTCCAAGTCCGGCACGGACCGTCGGGACGGCTTCAAGGAATACATCGAAAAGAACAACCCCGGCGTCAAGATCGTCGCCATCCAGTACGCCGGTGGTGACCAGCTGCTCTCGGCAGACGCTGCCAAGGCGATCATCACCGCCAACCCGAACCTCAAAGGCATGTACGGAACCAACGAAGGTTCGGCAATCGGCGTCGTCAAGGCCGTGGAGGAGCTTGGCCTCAAGGGCAAGCTGACGATCGTCGGATTCGACTCCGGCAAGGCGCAAATCGACGCGATCAAGTCCGGGCTCATGGCAGGCGCCGTCACCCAGAACCCCGTTGGCATCGGCTATGAGACGATCAAGGCCGCCGTTGCCGCGATCAAGGGTGAGAAGTTGCCGGGCAAGATCGATACCGGCTTCTACTGGTACGACGCCAAGAACATCGACTCCGAGACCATTAAGCCCAACCTCTACCAATAG
- a CDS encoding ABC transporter permease, translated as MSLVETPASRNQGTKPGPAEQKPVRDLATRFRSSLQQLLAFGSLIVLVIFFGAMNSRFLVPSNLSDILLSTVVIGLLALGATFVIITGGIDLSVGTGMSLCSVMTGVVLTYLGLPLWAGVIGGILMGAVIGAVNGFLISFLKIPPFIATLATMLVAQGMALVVSGTKPIYFTSTEGFANLALGKPIPGLVVPNAVFIFFAVAVLAGLVMSKTLLGRYTFSIGSNEEATALSGINVRNWKLWIYTAAGAFTGLAGVIIAARLNSAQPGQGMGYELQAIAAVVIGGTSLAGGKGSIVGTVIGALIMSVLTNGLRIISVPQEWQNVAIGVVILVAVYLDMLRRKETTK; from the coding sequence ATGAGCCTTGTAGAGACCCCCGCGTCCCGCAACCAGGGTACAAAGCCCGGACCCGCCGAACAGAAGCCCGTACGTGACCTGGCAACCCGGTTCCGTTCATCCCTTCAACAGCTCCTGGCCTTCGGTTCACTCATTGTCCTGGTCATCTTTTTCGGTGCGATGAACTCAAGGTTCCTGGTGCCAAGCAATCTTTCGGACATCCTTCTCTCCACCGTCGTGATCGGGTTGCTGGCCCTGGGCGCGACGTTCGTGATCATTACCGGAGGCATTGATCTCTCCGTAGGTACCGGCATGAGCCTGTGCTCGGTCATGACGGGCGTGGTCCTGACCTATCTCGGGCTGCCGCTGTGGGCCGGCGTCATTGGCGGCATCCTGATGGGTGCTGTGATCGGTGCCGTCAATGGGTTCCTTATTTCGTTCCTGAAGATCCCACCGTTCATTGCCACCTTGGCCACGATGCTCGTAGCACAGGGCATGGCCCTGGTGGTTTCCGGAACCAAGCCCATCTATTTCACCAGCACTGAAGGCTTCGCCAACCTTGCCCTCGGCAAGCCCATCCCGGGCCTGGTAGTTCCCAACGCAGTATTCATCTTCTTCGCGGTGGCCGTACTGGCCGGACTCGTCATGAGCAAGACGCTCTTGGGCCGCTACACCTTTTCCATCGGCTCCAACGAGGAAGCAACAGCACTTTCCGGCATCAATGTGCGGAACTGGAAATTGTGGATCTATACGGCCGCCGGAGCCTTCACAGGCCTGGCCGGCGTCATCATTGCAGCCCGCCTGAACTCCGCCCAGCCGGGGCAGGGCATGGGCTACGAGCTGCAGGCGATTGCCGCCGTCGTGATCGGTGGAACATCCCTGGCCGGAGGCAAAGGCTCCATCGTCGGAACGGTGATCGGCGCCCTCATCATGTCCGTCCTGACCAACGGCCTGCGCATTATCTCCGTGCCGCAGGAGTGGCAGAACGTGGCAATCGGCGTCGTGATCCTCGTGGCGGTCTATCTGGACATGCTGCGCAGGAAGGAGACCACCAAATAG
- a CDS encoding sugar ABC transporter ATP-binding protein: MTQQAPPLLSLHGVSKSFPGVRALNNMGLELRHGEVLALVGENGAGKSTLMKLLSGIYTPDSGAFELNGTAFVPNSPKHAQELGISIIHQEFNLMPDLTVAQNIFIGREPRRFGVLNERALNHQARELLDRIGLQLNPRQKVGQLTVAKQQMVEIAKALSHDSKVIIMDEPTAALNDAEVAALHQIIRGFISPTTGVIYISHRMDELKQISQRITVIRDGEYVDTVNTAETTMKEVISLMVGRRISGEQRPTAVPAEVRNDVVLSVEGLSTRALLRDVGFELRRGEILGFAGLMGAGRTEVARALVGADRATFTRLQVRGVDAAIPNPAAAAKLGIGYLSEDRKHLGLMLERDVKENIMLSSLAANAPGGFIKDSALRRTAEEYSRKLRIKTPSINQLARNLSGGNQQKIVIAKWLVKDCDILIFDEPTRGIDVGAKEEIYRLLNELAAGGKSIIMISSELPEILRMSHRIAVMAEGRITGFLSNAEATQEQIMELATRRAIATPGAMTA, translated from the coding sequence ATGACCCAGCAAGCACCACCGCTGCTCTCCCTTCATGGAGTCAGCAAGAGTTTCCCCGGAGTCCGGGCCCTGAACAACATGGGGCTGGAGCTTCGCCATGGTGAAGTCCTTGCGCTCGTGGGTGAGAACGGCGCCGGAAAGTCCACGCTGATGAAGCTTCTATCCGGCATCTACACACCGGACAGCGGCGCCTTCGAGCTGAACGGAACGGCCTTTGTCCCCAACAGTCCCAAGCACGCGCAGGAACTGGGCATCAGCATCATCCACCAGGAATTCAACCTGATGCCGGACCTCACCGTGGCCCAGAACATCTTCATCGGCCGCGAACCCCGGCGCTTCGGAGTGCTGAACGAACGGGCCCTCAACCATCAGGCCCGGGAACTGCTGGACAGGATCGGGCTGCAGTTGAATCCCCGTCAGAAAGTGGGGCAGCTGACGGTCGCCAAGCAGCAGATGGTGGAGATCGCGAAAGCACTGAGCCACGATTCCAAAGTGATCATCATGGACGAACCAACGGCAGCACTGAATGACGCCGAGGTGGCCGCCCTGCACCAGATCATCCGTGGATTCATCTCTCCCACCACAGGCGTCATCTACATCTCCCACAGGATGGACGAACTCAAGCAGATCTCACAGCGCATCACCGTCATCCGCGATGGCGAGTACGTGGACACCGTCAATACAGCGGAAACCACCATGAAGGAAGTCATCTCCCTGATGGTGGGGCGTCGGATTTCGGGAGAACAGCGCCCGACGGCGGTCCCCGCCGAGGTGCGTAACGACGTCGTGCTTTCGGTTGAGGGGTTATCGACGCGAGCCTTGCTGCGGGATGTCGGATTCGAACTGCGACGCGGCGAAATCCTTGGCTTCGCCGGGCTCATGGGCGCAGGTCGGACGGAGGTGGCACGGGCCCTGGTGGGCGCCGATCGTGCCACGTTCACCCGGCTACAGGTACGCGGTGTTGATGCGGCCATCCCGAACCCTGCCGCTGCCGCGAAGCTGGGCATCGGCTACCTGTCCGAGGACCGAAAGCATCTTGGCCTCATGCTTGAGCGGGACGTGAAGGAAAACATCATGCTCTCCTCACTCGCGGCGAACGCGCCGGGTGGTTTCATCAAGGATTCGGCGTTGCGCAGGACCGCTGAGGAATACAGCAGGAAGCTACGGATCAAAACGCCATCCATCAACCAGCTGGCGCGCAATCTCTCCGGCGGCAACCAGCAAAAGATCGTGATCGCCAAGTGGCTGGTCAAGGACTGCGACATTCTCATTTTTGATGAACCCACGCGTGGAATCGACGTTGGTGCCAAGGAGGAAATTTACAGGCTCCTTAACGAACTGGCCGCCGGTGGGAAATCGATCATCATGATCTCCTCGGAGCTTCCCGAGATCCTGCGCATGTCCCACCGGATCGCCGTTATGGCCGAAGGCCGGATCACAGGCTTCCTCAGCAACGCTGAAGCCACCCAGGAACAAATCATGGAGCTGGCCACCCGCCGCGCCATCGCCACACCAGGAGCAATGACAGCATGA
- a CDS encoding L-fuconate dehydratase codes for MSVVTAVDTFDIRFPTSQDLDGSDAMNPDPDYSAAYLIIRTDAGDGHEGHGFVFTIGRGNEVETAALDALREHILGRNVEDLLGDMGATWKLMAHDSQLRWLGPEKGVIHMAIGAVVNALWDLKAKRAGLPLWELLADMSPEELVALVDFRYLSDALTPDEALAILRMAEPGKELRKAALRAEGYPAYTTTPGWLGYSDEKLTRLAKEAVADGFAQIKLKVGASLEDDIRRVGIARAAVGPDTRIAVDANQRWDVQEAIDWMAHLAPYDIAWIEEPTSPDDVLGHAAIARGVAPIPVATGEHVQNRVVFKQMLQAGSLQVLQIDAARVAGVNENIAILLLAAKFGIRVCPHAGGVGLCEAVQHLSMFDFVAVSGTKEGRMIEFVDHLHQHFITPVDVRSGVYWPPSAPGAGNEMVRETLTEYAFPDGPVWAR; via the coding sequence ATGAGCGTCGTCACCGCAGTGGACACTTTCGATATCCGCTTTCCCACCTCACAGGACCTCGATGGCTCCGATGCCATGAACCCGGACCCCGACTATTCAGCCGCGTACCTGATCATTCGCACTGATGCCGGTGACGGTCATGAAGGCCACGGCTTCGTGTTCACGATCGGGCGCGGAAACGAGGTTGAGACGGCAGCCCTCGACGCCCTCCGGGAGCACATTCTGGGCCGTAACGTGGAGGACCTCCTGGGCGACATGGGTGCCACCTGGAAGCTGATGGCCCACGATTCCCAGCTCCGCTGGCTTGGACCGGAGAAGGGCGTCATACATATGGCCATAGGTGCGGTGGTCAACGCTCTCTGGGATCTGAAGGCCAAGCGGGCAGGCTTGCCGCTCTGGGAACTGCTGGCAGACATGAGTCCCGAGGAACTCGTGGCATTGGTGGACTTCAGATACCTCTCCGACGCCCTCACGCCGGATGAAGCGCTGGCGATCCTCCGGATGGCGGAGCCGGGAAAGGAGCTACGCAAAGCAGCCCTCCGCGCTGAAGGCTACCCCGCCTACACCACGACGCCGGGTTGGCTGGGTTACAGCGACGAGAAACTTACGCGCCTTGCCAAGGAAGCCGTGGCCGATGGGTTTGCGCAGATCAAGCTCAAGGTGGGTGCCTCCTTGGAGGACGATATCCGGCGCGTCGGGATTGCCCGGGCGGCGGTGGGTCCGGACACCAGGATCGCGGTGGACGCCAACCAGCGCTGGGATGTCCAGGAAGCCATCGATTGGATGGCCCACCTGGCTCCCTATGACATCGCCTGGATCGAGGAACCTACCAGCCCCGATGACGTCCTGGGGCATGCGGCCATTGCCCGCGGGGTTGCCCCCATCCCCGTGGCAACAGGCGAGCACGTCCAGAACCGGGTGGTGTTCAAGCAGATGCTCCAGGCTGGCTCCCTCCAGGTCCTGCAGATAGATGCGGCCCGTGTAGCCGGGGTCAACGAGAACATTGCCATCCTGCTGCTCGCGGCCAAGTTCGGGATCCGGGTGTGTCCGCATGCCGGCGGCGTGGGGCTGTGCGAGGCCGTTCAGCACCTGTCCATGTTCGACTTCGTTGCAGTCTCTGGTACCAAAGAAGGCAGGATGATCGAGTTCGTGGACCATCTGCACCAGCACTTCATCACACCCGTGGACGTCCGAAGCGGCGTCTACTGGCCGCCGTCGGCTCCTGGCGCGGGCAACGAAATGGTGCGTGAAACACTGACGGAATACGCCTTCCCCGACGGCCCCGTCTGGGCCCGATAA
- a CDS encoding fumarylacetoacetate hydrolase family protein, with the protein MTLKFARLGTAGNEQPAVIAQDADGTEKYFDLSTLTNDIDGVFLASDGFTRTRAALQSGELAEISVEGMRIGAPIARPGSVIAIGLNYTAHAAESGATPPEVPVVFLKPSNTISGPFDAAPIPPSSEKYDWEVELAIVIGKEASYLSSLDEAEACIVGYAVANDLSERDYQIPGAAGQWTKGKSLPASTPLGPWLVPAADVDANNLRLRTLVNGEARQDSNTSDMIFDPATIVHHLSQYMVLEPGDVIITGTPEGVALSGRFPYIQPGDVVELEIDGLGRQRQEYYRAQAGTVSAVPAHISA; encoded by the coding sequence ATGACCTTGAAATTCGCCAGGCTGGGTACGGCCGGAAACGAACAACCGGCCGTCATCGCCCAGGACGCCGACGGCACAGAGAAGTACTTCGATCTCTCGACGCTGACCAACGACATCGACGGCGTTTTCCTCGCCTCCGACGGTTTCACCCGGACCCGCGCAGCCCTCCAATCGGGGGAACTTGCGGAAATTTCCGTCGAGGGCATGCGCATCGGCGCTCCCATTGCCCGGCCCGGCTCGGTGATTGCCATCGGCCTGAATTACACCGCGCACGCCGCCGAATCCGGGGCCACGCCGCCCGAGGTACCAGTGGTTTTCCTCAAGCCGTCCAACACCATCAGCGGACCTTTCGACGCAGCGCCCATCCCGCCGTCGTCGGAAAAGTACGACTGGGAAGTGGAATTGGCAATCGTGATCGGCAAGGAAGCGTCCTACCTTTCCTCCCTGGACGAGGCCGAAGCATGCATCGTCGGCTACGCAGTGGCCAACGACCTGTCCGAGCGCGACTACCAGATTCCCGGAGCCGCCGGACAATGGACCAAGGGCAAGTCACTCCCCGCCTCCACTCCCTTGGGCCCGTGGCTTGTACCCGCCGCTGACGTTGATGCCAACAACCTCCGGCTGAGGACCCTGGTCAACGGCGAAGCCCGCCAGGACTCGAACACCTCGGACATGATTTTCGATCCCGCCACGATTGTCCACCACCTCAGCCAGTACATGGTTCTGGAGCCAGGTGATGTCATCATCACCGGCACACCCGAAGGTGTGGCCCTCTCCGGTAGGTTCCCGTACATCCAGCCCGGCGACGTCGTGGAACTGGAGATCGACGGCTTGGGCCGGCAGCGCCAGGAATACTACCGCGCGCAGGCCGGCACCGTTTCCGCCGTCCCTGCCCACATCAGCGCCTGA
- a CDS encoding SDR family oxidoreductase, with the protein MATPMGQEFEGLAALVTGGASGIGAAIAHRLSAGGAQVAVLDLAPETSPHFGVECNVADDASVRSAVETVARQFGRLDIVVNNAGIGAQGDIAANDDDEWLRVLNINVVGIARVSRAALPYLRESPSAAIVNTCSIAATAGLPQRALYSASKGAVLSLTLAMAADHVREGIRVNCVNPGTVDTPWVGRLLDSAADPAAERAALNARQPHGRMVDPAEVAGAVAYLASPLSGSTSGTSLAVDGGMQGLRLRPVQ; encoded by the coding sequence ATGGCAACCCCTATGGGCCAGGAATTCGAAGGCCTGGCAGCACTCGTAACCGGCGGGGCCTCCGGGATTGGTGCTGCCATCGCCCACCGGCTCTCCGCCGGTGGCGCGCAGGTCGCCGTCCTGGACCTGGCACCTGAAACCAGCCCGCACTTCGGCGTGGAATGCAACGTGGCCGATGACGCCTCGGTGCGTTCCGCCGTCGAGACCGTTGCCAGGCAGTTCGGCCGCCTGGACATCGTGGTCAACAACGCCGGTATAGGCGCCCAAGGTGACATCGCCGCAAACGACGACGACGAGTGGCTCCGGGTCCTGAACATCAACGTCGTGGGAATTGCGCGCGTCAGCAGAGCGGCGCTGCCCTACCTGCGTGAGTCGCCGTCCGCGGCCATCGTGAACACGTGCTCGATTGCCGCGACCGCCGGGCTGCCCCAGCGGGCGCTGTACTCGGCGTCGAAGGGTGCGGTGCTGTCCTTGACGCTGGCCATGGCTGCCGACCACGTCCGCGAGGGCATCCGCGTGAACTGCGTCAACCCAGGCACCGTGGACACTCCTTGGGTGGGCCGCCTCCTGGATTCCGCCGCTGACCCTGCAGCTGAGCGCGCCGCGCTCAATGCCCGTCAACCTCATGGCCGGATGGTGGACCCTGCCGAGGTTGCAGGCGCGGTCGCCTACCTCGCGAGCCCGCTGTCCGGTTCGACGTCGGGAACCTCCCTGGCCGTCGACGGCGGCATGCAGGGTTTGCGGCTAAGGCCGGTTCAGTAG
- a CDS encoding RNA polymerase sigma factor, with protein MSTDSEIIRRSRDSPAVFGELYDRHASAIYRYAARRAGEFAADDVTSETFLVAWEHLERYDTSRDDARPWLFGIATNLLRQHHRAEASVLRTAAKTASSEAIADDSDRIAAEVDAKVATGRIAQALRDMAAIDRETLLLYAWADLTYEGIAQAMGVPVGTVRSRLNRARQTLQAQLNLERPTETENHHGRPSAAPRDA; from the coding sequence GTGAGCACAGACAGCGAAATCATCAGGCGGTCCCGGGACAGCCCCGCAGTTTTCGGGGAGCTGTACGATCGGCATGCCTCAGCCATTTACAGGTATGCGGCCAGAAGGGCAGGGGAATTCGCCGCGGACGACGTTACCTCGGAAACCTTCCTGGTCGCTTGGGAGCATCTGGAAAGATACGACACGAGCCGGGACGATGCCCGGCCATGGTTGTTCGGCATCGCTACCAACTTGCTTCGACAGCATCACCGGGCCGAAGCCAGCGTCCTCAGAACAGCCGCGAAAACGGCTTCAAGTGAGGCCATAGCCGATGACTCCGACCGGATCGCTGCTGAGGTCGACGCCAAGGTAGCCACCGGGAGAATTGCTCAAGCCCTCCGGGATATGGCTGCGATCGACCGGGAAACGTTGTTGCTCTACGCATGGGCTGATCTGACTTACGAAGGCATTGCCCAGGCCATGGGCGTTCCGGTCGGGACGGTTCGCTCCCGCTTGAACCGTGCGCGGCAAACACTTCAAGCCCAGCTCAACCTTGAAAGACCTACCGAAACGGAGAACCACCATGGACGACCTTCAGCTGCTCCGCGAGATGCGTAG
- a CDS encoding CU044_5270 family protein, with product MDDLQLLREMRSDVGSAPPATLARGREKVMAKVQASVSSASQRKPTVSPIRFRRRALFASAAAALLVGGIVIADVVRPGGPGTTAEAAEVLNNAAAATIQTSDPVVGPGQYLKIATRSVFGTGGQAANVSDVRWEETTNSQMYVPADRADVWVWNREPRLILDSPSEEAKALPDEVREAQEAEWDGQPEFVGILRSPGGVFYGSEPTVIVGTPLREAASLPRDPRALLDLIYERIKGAGKSPDGEAFTAIADGLRTGVVPADLRAALYKAAALIPGVTVTDRHAMIDDRTGIAIGIASSDGVTGANIVIDPASGLVIGVQSVLLKDYPGYPAGTVTTWTSLRTSVVDFAP from the coding sequence ATGGACGACCTTCAGCTGCTCCGCGAGATGCGTAGCGATGTCGGCTCAGCACCACCTGCTACGTTGGCCCGGGGCAGGGAAAAAGTCATGGCCAAAGTGCAAGCGTCCGTCAGCTCAGCGTCTCAGCGGAAACCCACCGTTTCGCCTATTCGGTTCCGGCGACGTGCCCTTTTCGCTTCTGCCGCTGCCGCGCTGTTGGTCGGCGGTATCGTCATTGCCGATGTCGTCAGACCTGGAGGTCCGGGAACCACGGCAGAGGCGGCCGAGGTGCTGAACAACGCCGCTGCTGCAACCATTCAAACGTCCGACCCTGTGGTGGGACCCGGCCAGTATCTGAAGATCGCAACGAGGTCGGTCTTTGGAACGGGGGGGCAGGCTGCCAATGTAAGCGACGTGAGATGGGAAGAGACCACAAACAGTCAGATGTACGTGCCAGCCGACAGGGCAGATGTATGGGTCTGGAACCGGGAACCTCGCCTGATTTTGGACTCGCCGAGCGAGGAAGCCAAGGCTCTGCCAGACGAGGTCCGTGAGGCTCAGGAAGCCGAGTGGGATGGGCAGCCTGAGTTCGTCGGGATTCTGCGTTCCCCGGGAGGTGTCTTCTATGGGAGTGAGCCGACCGTCATCGTTGGTACGCCGTTAAGGGAGGCCGCGAGTCTGCCTAGGGATCCACGGGCTCTCCTGGATTTGATCTACGAACGCATCAAGGGCGCCGGGAAGTCTCCCGACGGTGAGGCTTTCACGGCAATCGCGGACGGCCTGCGGACAGGAGTCGTTCCGGCTGACCTGCGCGCTGCGCTGTACAAGGCAGCTGCTCTAATTCCCGGCGTTACGGTGACTGACAGGCACGCAATGATCGACGACCGCACAGGCATCGCCATCGGTATCGCATCATCTGACGGAGTGACGGGAGCGAACATCGTTATCGATCCTGCCTCGGGTCTGGTCATCGGGGTACAGTCCGTGTTGCTCAAGGACTATCCCGGATATCCCGCGGGGACCGTCACGACTTGGACCTCGCTGAGGACCTCAGTGGTGGACTTCGCTCCCTAA
- a CDS encoding trypsin-like serine protease has translation MRKLIKGGISGISALIAALFVVVIGVQPAHAGWYNYLAGHPMYKGTSPWCTGSYVINGTSGTFILTAGHCFSVGERVSGTGAQFGTLEYRKNNGTDGDSGLVRPDAGVDVYQTIVDPKTGNAPGSGHVTGKMPSADQTLGTAVGKMGNTTGWTEGTIQYRFLDWNGVYVYCANYARAGGDSGGPVWRQDSQGLRAVGMHVGALNYNGSVLGCYIPIDTLLSQWGASMNFWPAYAARGTVSEEELMPPSPSNELPPVLTAADGVQLILD, from the coding sequence ATGCGGAAGTTAATCAAGGGCGGGATCTCTGGGATCTCGGCCCTGATTGCGGCACTTTTTGTCGTTGTGATCGGCGTGCAGCCGGCTCACGCAGGGTGGTACAACTATTTGGCTGGTCACCCGATGTACAAAGGCACTTCGCCTTGGTGTACCGGCAGTTATGTCATTAACGGCACGAGCGGGACTTTTATCCTGACGGCTGGCCATTGCTTTTCTGTGGGCGAACGGGTGTCCGGCACGGGCGCCCAGTTCGGCACGCTGGAGTACCGAAAGAACAACGGCACTGACGGTGACTCCGGGCTCGTTCGACCCGACGCCGGCGTCGACGTGTACCAGACCATTGTTGATCCGAAGACAGGGAATGCTCCTGGCAGCGGACATGTAACGGGAAAGATGCCCAGTGCTGATCAGACTCTCGGCACTGCGGTCGGCAAGATGGGCAATACAACAGGCTGGACTGAAGGAACGATCCAATACCGCTTTTTGGATTGGAACGGAGTTTACGTCTACTGCGCCAACTATGCCCGAGCCGGAGGTGATTCCGGCGGTCCCGTTTGGCGACAGGACAGCCAAGGTCTGCGAGCTGTTGGCATGCACGTCGGGGCCCTTAACTACAACGGTTCCGTTCTCGGTTGCTACATCCCCATAGACACTCTTTTGAGTCAGTGGGGAGCGAGCATGAACTTCTGGCCAGCGTACGCAGCTCGTGGGACAGTTTCAGAGGAAGAATTGATGCCTCCAAGCCCGAGCAACGAGCTCCCGCCCGTACTCACAGCCGCCGATGGTGTGCAGCTGATCCTGGACTAG
- a CDS encoding VCBS repeat-containing protein produces MSPKNSIIKSIAALFFGPALVVSGFVSPAHAADASGVKISGAPIVGSALFVQGAQDYFSGCGGDGDPGYSVQWLRDGQPVDGNPLYNRNLYVLEKDDIGGRISAIVKASPGKCPGQELVTEATPAVAQGPVRAAGFTGRGVFELLGRTHGGALILYLGKDNVKGWKESRYVGPGWGFFTTIIAPGDVTHDGIADLMVENTSGTLYRYPGTGDGGFHTLYPQATWEWQPTVLAIGPGDFDGDGMNDLLSAETNGDLYIYPSKPFGSWNPRVKVGQGWDVMDLLIGPGDWDGDGNVDVLAKDKAGRLYLYGGDGHGGWTMVRQIGQGWNVLTMVGSAGDFNRDGFNDVHGVNAAGDLVMYYGDGRGGWKGMETVGWGWNIFNGLY; encoded by the coding sequence ATGTCACCAAAGAACTCGATCATCAAAAGCATTGCGGCGCTGTTCTTCGGTCCGGCGCTCGTTGTTTCGGGCTTCGTTTCCCCTGCCCACGCTGCGGATGCGTCTGGCGTGAAGATCTCCGGTGCACCTATTGTCGGCTCGGCGCTGTTCGTTCAGGGTGCCCAGGACTACTTTTCGGGCTGCGGAGGAGACGGGGATCCTGGCTACTCCGTCCAATGGCTCCGGGACGGCCAACCCGTAGACGGGAACCCGCTCTACAACCGGAATCTCTACGTCCTGGAGAAAGACGACATCGGCGGGCGAATCTCGGCAATAGTCAAGGCTTCGCCCGGCAAGTGCCCCGGCCAGGAACTGGTCACGGAAGCAACACCGGCCGTAGCGCAGGGACCGGTGCGCGCGGCTGGCTTCACCGGCCGTGGGGTTTTTGAGCTGCTTGGCCGTACCCATGGCGGCGCACTCATTTTGTACCTCGGTAAGGACAACGTCAAAGGGTGGAAGGAATCCCGCTATGTAGGTCCGGGGTGGGGCTTCTTCACCACGATCATCGCCCCGGGCGACGTGACCCACGACGGCATCGCCGACCTCATGGTCGAGAACACCTCGGGGACGCTCTACCGCTACCCGGGAACGGGCGACGGAGGGTTCCATACGCTGTACCCGCAAGCCACTTGGGAGTGGCAGCCGACGGTTCTTGCGATTGGACCAGGGGACTTCGACGGGGACGGAATGAACGATCTCCTCAGCGCAGAGACGAACGGCGACCTTTACATCTATCCGTCCAAGCCCTTCGGCAGCTGGAATCCTCGCGTGAAAGTCGGCCAAGGCTGGGACGTCATGGACCTGCTCATCGGGCCTGGTGACTGGGATGGAGACGGCAACGTGGACGTCCTGGCGAAAGACAAAGCCGGACGACTGTATCTGTATGGCGGTGACGGCCACGGTGGCTGGACCATGGTGCGCCAGATCGGCCAAGGCTGGAACGTCCTGACCATGGTTGGCAGTGCTGGCGACTTCAACCGGGACGGTTTCAATGATGTCCATGGCGTGAATGCCGCCGGCGATCTGGTGATGTACTACGGCGATGGTCGCGGTGGTTGGAAGGGCATGGAGACTGTCGGTTGGGGCTGGAACATCTTCAACGGGCTTTACTGA